One Astatotilapia calliptera chromosome 1, fAstCal1.2, whole genome shotgun sequence DNA segment encodes these proteins:
- the LOC113024110 gene encoding synaptotagmin-5 yields MSQYMLAVHLQILLAVGLAVFCYCLVLGCILCYRKRKKASLEDKEAVFLSPHPAECVTVTLTPSPCTQIVKQQYEELDGDVFEFSFSKSSSSPSEDDLTALPFDSSPTRSADLVKSPRSSFPLRRLSTPAVPCSPNKPPRHGRASLPSLTRLSFVPKSRRAIGRRCTVTGENFIYSESSCLTASAVRPPVEEGEPCPSQYGSNSLSPPKPAPLLHFSVVFSSACGTLVVNILGLLGVSRRRSGVFVRASLPPLCPSPQQISSRWRSLSPELHNQSFALQVSSVEELRTCTLKLAVYSRDFSGLREAALGIVELPCEKLDWEPDIATTYTRQLCPTKSKLKKSVSSQETLGRRKSSVCVPRALGQLFILLQYQTLAQRIKVMVRKAENLAKLTRIPGAPDHYVVINLRQDGKVIGTKETKGASGPNPIWNAPFLFDLPPGDINQLPLVLEFIVMQGRLYTKSSILGRVLIGTDASEEGQKHWREICSRGQIETTRWHTIQSDAL; encoded by the exons ATGTCGCAGTACATGCTGGCAG TTCACTTGCAGATCCTGCTGGCTGTGGGTCTAGCTGTATTCTGCTATTGTCTAGTTCTTGGCTGCATCCTTTGCTATCGCAAAAGGAAGAAAGCCTCATTGGAGGACAAAGAAGCAGTTTTTTTGTCTCCTCATCCTGCagagtgtgtgactgtgacacTGACTCCTTCTCCCTGTACGCAAATTGTGAAACAGCAATATGAAGAATTGGATGGGGATGTGTTTGAATTTTCTTTCTCTAAGAGCAGCTCTTCTCCCTCTGAAGATGACCTCACTGCTCTGCCCTTTGACTCCAGCCCTACCAGGTCAGCTGACCTGGTAAAATCTCCTAGATCTTCTTTTCCACTGCGGCGCCTCAGCACTCCTGCAGTTCCCTGTTCACCTAATAAACCTCCAAGACATGGCCGAGCCTCTTTGCCTTCTCTCACCAGGTTGAGTTTTGTGCCTAAATCCCGTCGAGCAATCGGCCGGCGCTGCACTGTGACTGGTGaaaattttatttacagtgagagCAGTTGTCTGACTGCAAGCGCCGTCAGACCTCCTGTGGAGGAGGGAGAGCCTTGTCCATCACAGTATGGCTCTaactctctctcccctcccaaACCAGCTCCACTCCTTCACTTCTCCGTGgtcttctcttctgcttgtggCACCCTGGTGGTCAACATCCTAGGTCTCTTGGGGGTCAGTCGAAGGCGCAGTGGGGTGTTTGTTAGGGCAAGCCTTCCTCCACTTTGCCCTTCCCCACAGCAGATATCCTCACGATGGCGCAGCCTCAGCCCAGAGCTCCACAACCAGAGCTTTGCACTGCAGGTGAGCTCTGTGGAAGAGCTGCGGACCTGTACCTTGAAACTGGCTGTCTACAGTAGGGACTTCTCTGGTCTAAGAGAGGCTGCACTGGGGATAGTGGAGTTGCCTTGTGAGAAGTTGGACTGGGAGCCTGACATTGCCACCACCTACACCAGGCAGCTCTGCCCAACTAAGAGCAAGCTGAAAAAG AGTGTGAGTTCTCAGGAAACGCTGGGCCGCAGgaagagctctgtgtgtgtgccacgGGCTTTGGGGCAACTGTTCATCCTGCTGCAGTACCAGACACTAGCCCAGCGCATCAAGGTGATGGTTCGAAAGGCTGAGAATCTGGCCAAGCTCACAAGGATCCCAGGAGCTCCAG ACCACTATGTTGTCATTAACTTGCGTCAGGATGGGAAGGTAATTGGTACTAAGGAGACTAAAGGGGCCAGTGGTCCAAACCCCATCTGGAACGCACCATTCCTGTTTGACCTGCCTCCCGGTGACATAAATCAGCTACCACTGGTGCTTGAATTCATCGTCATGCAG GGGCGCCTCTACACTAAGAGCAGCATTCTGGGTCGGGTGCTGATTGGCACTGATGCTTCAGAGGAGGGACAGAAACACTGGAGGGAAATTTGCAGTCGGGGGCAAATAGAAACTACTCGCTGGCATACCATCCAGTCAGATGCGCTGTAA